In Candidatus Roseilinea sp., one DNA window encodes the following:
- a CDS encoding GHMP kinase yields MLIARAPVRVSFFGGGTDLAAYYERYGGAVLSTTIDKYVYVHLNTNARDALQITSSDYRTFYRHTPGEPLLWDGDLSLPRAVLQQFGVEHSVSIFLASEAPPGTGLGSSSAVTVALIKGISAACGLNLSKAQVAELACYIEIEKLGKPIGMQDQYAAAFGGLNWITFSASGITVQPMDIPWHVLSRLESNLLLMFTGATHDSAHILAQQTKATKISKSIVVEALQAVYELALQARTYLQRGEVDRFGALLDVAWQHKKKFAPGVSNEYIDHCYAVARNNGALGGKIAGAGGGGFLLLYCEEGALDRVDQALTREGLRRMDFRFESDGSRVLFNAGLRLKHNPKWQAHSLQKTRSLNGHREPATRLA; encoded by the coding sequence ATGTTGATCGCACGAGCGCCGGTGCGCGTCAGTTTCTTTGGTGGCGGAACGGACTTGGCGGCTTACTACGAGCGCTATGGCGGAGCCGTCCTAAGCACCACGATAGACAAATACGTCTATGTGCATTTGAACACCAACGCCCGCGATGCCTTGCAGATCACGTCGTCGGACTACCGGACGTTCTACCGCCATACGCCCGGTGAACCGTTGCTCTGGGACGGCGACTTGAGCCTGCCGCGCGCCGTGCTGCAACAATTCGGCGTTGAGCACAGTGTCTCCATCTTCCTCGCCTCCGAAGCGCCGCCCGGAACCGGCCTGGGCTCGTCCAGCGCAGTCACGGTCGCGTTGATCAAAGGCATCAGCGCCGCCTGCGGCCTGAACTTATCCAAGGCGCAGGTGGCCGAACTGGCGTGCTACATCGAGATCGAAAAGCTGGGTAAGCCCATCGGCATGCAAGACCAATATGCCGCCGCCTTCGGCGGTTTGAACTGGATCACGTTCAGCGCCAGCGGCATCACCGTCCAGCCGATGGACATCCCTTGGCACGTGCTGTCGCGACTGGAATCGAATTTACTCCTGATGTTCACGGGCGCGACGCACGACTCGGCACACATCCTGGCCCAGCAAACCAAGGCGACGAAGATCAGCAAGAGCATCGTCGTCGAAGCCTTGCAAGCCGTCTACGAGCTGGCGTTGCAGGCGCGAACTTACCTTCAACGTGGAGAAGTAGATCGCTTTGGCGCATTGCTCGATGTGGCCTGGCAGCACAAGAAGAAGTTCGCACCCGGCGTGAGCAACGAATACATTGACCACTGCTACGCCGTCGCTCGCAACAATGGTGCCTTGGGTGGCAAGATCGCCGGCGCCGGCGGTGGCGGATTCCTGCTGCTGTATTGCGAAGAGGGCGCGCTCGACCGCGTGGATCAGGCGTTGACGCGCGAAGGGCTGCGCCGAATGGACTTCCGATTTGAGAGCGACGGCAGCCGGGTGCTGTTCAACGCCGGTTTGCGATTGAAGCATAACCCGAAATGGCAGGCGCACAGCCTCCAGAAGACGCGATCACTCAACGGGCATCGAGAGCCGGCAACTCGTCTTGCTTGA
- a CDS encoding UDP-phosphate galactose phosphotransferase yields MRKIELPTTQKIESSAIRRQWRALIIALLVLDAMCVLGSLALAYLIRIDGLIPYYATVNDAAYRKLVILAMPLFLACFAILGLYQRDNLLGGVVEYKQVVKGCIAGLMLLVVYVVFARMDDFDPSRGWLILSGALSIAMVGTMRFLVRRVVYRLREMRWLTSRVLIVGANDQGVAIAKQWMSNPHSGMQVVGFLDDFKAVGSVVLDNIRVIGRPSALDELSRLYHVDEVIVVSTAVAWESFGELVTRDAKAQGYTLRLSPGFYEMLTTGVAVTTKTFVPLLTINESRIVGIDAFLKWLLDYGLGGLLALVSLPFGLVIALTLKLRNPHAPVLTRTRIVGRSGRPFSMLRFNTRPSLAQQSGRRGKLERWLRMTGLDKLPQLWNVMRGQMSLVGPRPRASLDRVTDMHTMHNLQAVKPGIVGPWMRKDHHASSDPLHDELSYIRNWQIWTDLPILFEAVVKLFTRMFRGNKRPSHPVEQEQEWLPSDDKSLRKDILY; encoded by the coding sequence ATGCGCAAAATCGAATTACCCACGACACAGAAAATCGAGTCCTCAGCCATCCGACGCCAATGGCGTGCACTGATCATCGCGTTGCTCGTCCTTGATGCGATGTGCGTGCTGGGTAGCCTTGCACTTGCCTACCTGATTCGCATTGACGGCCTGATTCCTTACTACGCCACGGTGAACGATGCGGCCTATCGGAAACTGGTTATTCTCGCAATGCCGTTGTTTCTGGCTTGCTTCGCCATCCTCGGCTTGTACCAGCGCGACAACCTGCTGGGTGGCGTCGTCGAATATAAGCAGGTCGTCAAAGGATGCATCGCCGGCTTGATGCTGCTGGTCGTCTACGTTGTGTTCGCGCGCATGGACGATTTCGATCCGTCACGCGGCTGGCTGATTCTGTCGGGAGCCCTTTCGATCGCCATGGTCGGCACGATGCGCTTCCTCGTACGCCGTGTGGTATATCGGCTGCGCGAGATGCGCTGGCTGACCTCGCGTGTGTTGATCGTTGGCGCCAACGATCAGGGCGTAGCAATTGCCAAACAATGGATGAGCAACCCTCACTCCGGCATGCAGGTTGTGGGCTTCCTCGACGACTTCAAGGCAGTCGGCAGCGTTGTGTTGGACAACATCAGGGTCATCGGCCGGCCGAGCGCTCTGGACGAGTTGAGCCGCCTATATCACGTGGACGAGGTCATCGTCGTCTCCACGGCCGTCGCATGGGAATCTTTCGGCGAATTGGTGACGCGCGATGCCAAAGCCCAAGGCTACACACTGCGACTATCGCCCGGCTTCTATGAGATGCTCACCACCGGCGTGGCGGTCACGACCAAGACGTTTGTCCCTCTGCTGACGATCAACGAAAGCCGCATCGTTGGGATAGACGCCTTCCTGAAGTGGCTGCTCGACTATGGGCTGGGCGGCCTCCTGGCGTTGGTGAGCCTGCCTTTTGGCCTCGTGATCGCCCTCACGTTGAAACTGCGCAACCCGCATGCACCGGTGCTCACCCGCACTCGTATTGTCGGACGCAGCGGCAGACCCTTTAGCATGCTGCGGTTCAACACCCGACCTTCCCTGGCGCAGCAATCCGGTCGCCGAGGCAAGCTCGAGCGTTGGCTGCGTATGACCGGGTTGGACAAGCTGCCTCAGCTCTGGAATGTAATGCGTGGGCAGATGAGCTTGGTTGGGCCACGACCGCGCGCGTCGCTCGACCGCGTGACCGATATGCATACCATGCACAACCTGCAAGCGGTGAAACCTGGGATTGTCGGTCCGTGGATGCGGAAAGATCACCATGCGTCTTCGGATCCACTGCACGATGAGCTGAGCTACATCCGCAATTGGCAAATCTGGACCGATCTGCCCATCCTGTTCGAAGCAGTGGTCAAGCTCTTCACCCGCATGTTCCGAGGGAACAAGCGGCCATCGCATCCGGTTGAGCAGGAACAGGAATGGTTACCGAGCGACGACAAGAGTCTTAGGAAGGATATCCTCTATTAG
- a CDS encoding ABC transporter substrate-binding protein has protein sequence MKRATNPAPTIFSILIGAALALTACAVPQQAAPQAAAPAAPTAPPKGAPLQAIGEGEGQVDIVAWAGYIERGETDKRFDWVTKFEADTSCKVNVKTAATSDEMVALMNEGGFDLVTASGDASNRLISGGKVQEININLIPSWNKIDPRLQNAPWHTVNGKHYGVPYQWGSNVLMYNTEVFPEPPKSWDVVFKEMTLPDGKSNKGRVQAYDGPIYVADAALYLKFHKPELGIKDPYALTREQFNAALDLLREQRKIVGRYWHDAFIQIDDFKNEGVVASSSWPFQVNLLRAEGKPIASTIPQEGATGWADTTMMHIDAAHPNCAYKWMEWSLNPKLQGDLAAWFGSVPVVLEACEGNELLGPDGCKVNGLDNFDKIWFWRTPTTDCGDGRKECVPYHEWVTNYVAVIGGR, from the coding sequence ATGAAAAGAGCGACCAATCCCGCCCCGACGATCTTCAGTATTCTGATAGGGGCAGCGCTTGCCTTGACGGCATGCGCCGTTCCACAGCAAGCAGCGCCGCAAGCTGCCGCGCCCGCCGCGCCCACAGCACCGCCCAAGGGCGCACCACTCCAGGCCATCGGCGAAGGGGAGGGCCAGGTAGACATCGTAGCTTGGGCAGGCTACATCGAACGCGGCGAGACAGACAAACGTTTTGACTGGGTGACAAAGTTCGAGGCCGACACCAGCTGCAAAGTCAACGTCAAGACAGCTGCGACTTCCGATGAGATGGTCGCGCTGATGAACGAAGGTGGCTTTGACCTGGTCACGGCATCGGGCGACGCCAGCAACCGCCTGATCAGCGGCGGCAAAGTGCAAGAGATCAACATCAACCTCATCCCAAGTTGGAACAAAATTGATCCGCGCCTGCAGAACGCACCCTGGCACACCGTGAATGGTAAGCACTACGGCGTGCCATATCAGTGGGGCAGCAACGTGCTGATGTACAACACCGAGGTCTTCCCCGAACCACCCAAGAGTTGGGACGTGGTGTTCAAAGAGATGACGCTGCCGGACGGCAAGAGCAACAAAGGCCGCGTCCAGGCCTATGATGGCCCGATCTACGTCGCCGACGCCGCGCTCTACCTCAAGTTCCACAAGCCCGAACTCGGCATCAAAGACCCCTACGCGCTCACCCGCGAGCAGTTCAACGCTGCGCTCGACCTGTTGCGCGAGCAGCGCAAGATCGTCGGTCGCTACTGGCACGATGCGTTCATCCAGATTGACGACTTCAAGAACGAAGGTGTCGTCGCCAGCAGCTCGTGGCCGTTCCAGGTGAACCTGTTGCGTGCTGAGGGCAAGCCCATCGCCAGCACCATCCCCCAGGAAGGCGCTACCGGCTGGGCCGATACCACGATGATGCATATAGACGCCGCCCATCCGAACTGCGCCTACAAGTGGATGGAATGGTCGTTGAACCCCAAGCTGCAGGGCGATCTGGCGGCTTGGTTCGGCAGCGTGCCGGTCGTGCTCGAAGCGTGCGAAGGCAATGAGCTGCTCGGCCCGGATGGCTGCAAGGTCAACGGCCTGGACAACTTCGATAAGATCTGGTTCTGGCGCACGCCGACCACCGATTGTGGCGACGGCCGGAAGGAATGCGTGCCGTATCACGAGTGGGTCACCAACTACGTGGCTGTGATCGGCGGACGATGA